A window of the Butyricimonas faecalis genome harbors these coding sequences:
- the hydF gene encoding [FeFe] hydrogenase H-cluster maturation GTPase HydF — MGKDNKLHIILLGRRNSGKSSLINALTGQDIAIVSDVAGTTTDLVKRSYEIPDFASVIFIDTAGIDDSGPLGEMRVEKTRNAISQADMALLVITNNHFGEHERQLAEQLKKSEIPFLVIHNKRDEVALTPALKEKLTTTYHCPVIDYSTREDNTDLILDALKSTWKKDNAPKSLIGDLLSPGDIVLLITPIDSEAPAGRLILPQVQMIRDILDNHCTSIVLQPEEIAPFLEKTGIRPRLAITDSQVFKKVAALVPPEIPLTSFSIVLARHKGNFKAYLAGTPRIEELKEGDRILMLESCSHHVSCEDIGRHKIPRWLQEYTGKNFQFDFIAGLDAITRPITDYAMVIQCGGCMITGKQLKNRLQPAIDAGIPVSNYGMTIAYLHGIFRRAMKVFQD, encoded by the coding sequence ATGGGAAAAGACAATAAATTACACATCATATTATTGGGACGGAGAAACAGCGGGAAAAGCTCGCTAATCAATGCCTTGACGGGTCAAGATATTGCTATCGTTTCGGATGTGGCCGGAACGACTACCGACCTGGTAAAAAGAAGTTATGAAATCCCGGATTTTGCATCCGTTATCTTTATTGACACGGCAGGCATTGACGACTCGGGTCCTTTAGGTGAAATGCGGGTGGAAAAAACCAGAAACGCTATATCTCAAGCCGACATGGCCCTGCTTGTGATCACGAATAACCATTTCGGGGAACACGAGCGACAACTTGCCGAACAATTAAAGAAATCGGAAATCCCGTTTCTGGTGATCCATAACAAACGGGACGAAGTCGCCTTGACTCCCGCTTTAAAGGAAAAACTGACAACAACCTACCACTGTCCGGTAATCGACTACTCCACACGGGAGGACAACACGGATCTAATTCTGGATGCCTTAAAAAGTACATGGAAAAAGGATAATGCCCCGAAATCATTAATCGGCGATTTACTTTCTCCCGGAGACATCGTGTTACTGATTACCCCGATCGATTCCGAAGCACCTGCCGGACGATTGATTTTGCCGCAAGTACAGATGATTCGGGATATACTCGACAATCATTGCACTTCGATCGTGCTGCAACCGGAAGAGATTGCTCCTTTTCTGGAGAAAACGGGTATCCGCCCTCGTCTGGCAATAACCGATAGCCAGGTATTCAAGAAAGTAGCAGCCCTCGTCCCCCCGGAGATTCCTCTCACGAGTTTCAGTATCGTTCTTGCCCGCCACAAAGGGAACTTTAAGGCTTATCTTGCCGGAACTCCCCGGATTGAAGAATTAAAAGAAGGCGATCGTATCCTTATGCTAGAGTCCTGTTCCCATCATGTTTCCTGCGAGGACATCGGACGCCACAAGATTCCCCGCTGGCTACAGGAATACACCGGGAAGAACTTTCAATTTGACTTTATTGCCGGCTTGGATGCCATCACCCGTCCCATCACCGACTACGCCATGGTCATTCAATGCGGGGGCTGCATGATCACCGGAAAGCAATTGAAAAACAGACTCCAGCCTGCCATTGATGCAGGGATACCTGTCAGCAACTATGGAATGACAATTGCTTACCTGCATGGAATATTCAGAAGGGCGATGAAAGTGTTTCAAGATTGA
- a CDS encoding 3-oxoacyl-ACP synthase III family protein gives MELYINAFAHYLPENRVPNSYFKEVNGLDDEWIRTRTGISTRSKAGENENTNTMALEAVKRLNEKLPFPIEEVDLIVAATYSPYDTVATAAHTIQRHFKARGAHCLTVSAACSSFINAMEIVEGYFAMNKATKAIVVGSEHNTEYSNETCPQSGHLWGDGSVAIAISTMPEGEKAARILNIFTRGLGHIGKADTAVYLRPHHEGIGMPEGRDVFINACHYMIEGLNAVTNSQGIKLTDLKFIASHQANKRIMSTVARQLDFPEDHMLSNIEEVGNTGCPSCAITLSQNLDRVDHGDLVALSVFGGGYSCGAVLLQFL, from the coding sequence ATGGAATTGTATATTAACGCTTTCGCACATTATCTCCCGGAAAATCGGGTTCCAAACTCCTACTTCAAGGAAGTGAACGGTTTAGATGACGAGTGGATTCGCACCCGTACAGGAATAAGCACCCGAAGTAAGGCCGGCGAAAACGAGAACACGAATACCATGGCCCTGGAAGCCGTCAAGCGTTTAAATGAAAAACTACCCTTTCCCATAGAGGAAGTCGACTTGATCGTGGCCGCAACTTATTCACCTTACGACACGGTAGCCACGGCGGCACATACGATACAGCGCCATTTCAAGGCACGAGGAGCACACTGTCTCACCGTTTCGGCAGCCTGCTCCTCGTTTATCAACGCCATGGAAATTGTCGAAGGGTATTTTGCCATGAACAAGGCCACGAAAGCCATCGTTGTAGGCTCAGAGCACAACACGGAATACAGCAATGAAACTTGTCCGCAAAGTGGTCACCTGTGGGGTGACGGATCTGTGGCAATCGCCATTTCCACCATGCCGGAAGGAGAAAAAGCAGCTCGTATACTAAATATATTCACCCGCGGACTCGGACACATCGGCAAAGCAGACACTGCCGTTTACCTACGCCCACATCACGAGGGTATCGGCATGCCGGAAGGACGTGACGTGTTTATCAATGCCTGCCATTACATGATCGAGGGGTTAAATGCTGTAACGAACAGCCAAGGAATAAAACTGACGGACTTGAAATTCATTGCCTCTCACCAGGCCAACAAGCGAATCATGTCTACCGTTGCCCGTCAACTTGATTTCCCCGAAGATCACATGCTGTCGAACATCGAGGAAGTAGGTAACACGGGATGTCCCAGTTGTGCCATCACCTTATCGCAAAACCTTGACCGAGTTGATCATGGTGACCTCGTGGCACTCTCCGTGTTCGGAGGTGGGTACTCTTGCGGGGCTGTACTCTTGCAATTTTTATAA
- the trmD gene encoding tRNA (guanosine(37)-N1)-methyltransferase TrmD — MRIDILSVVPELLESPLNHSIIKRAKEKGIVEIHIHNIRDWSKDKHRKVDDYSFGGDAGLVMAVQPIFDCINELTSQRHYDEIIYTAPDAPVFNQKTANELSLKENIMILCGHYKGVDHRVREHLVTREISVGDYVLTGGELPACIMTDAIVRLLPGAMGDETSALTDSFQDNLLAPPVYTRPAEFNGWRVPEVLLSGNHALIDEWQEQQALERTKALRPDLLDD; from the coding sequence ATGCGTATCGATATATTAAGTGTAGTACCGGAATTATTGGAAAGTCCTTTGAATCACTCGATTATTAAACGAGCAAAAGAAAAGGGGATCGTGGAAATTCATATTCATAACATTCGGGATTGGTCGAAAGATAAACACCGGAAGGTGGATGACTATTCTTTCGGGGGAGATGCCGGGTTGGTGATGGCTGTTCAGCCGATTTTTGACTGCATCAACGAGTTGACTTCCCAGCGGCATTATGACGAGATTATCTATACGGCTCCGGATGCTCCCGTGTTTAATCAAAAGACGGCAAATGAATTGTCATTGAAAGAAAATATCATGATTCTTTGCGGACACTACAAGGGGGTGGATCATCGGGTGCGCGAACATCTGGTCACCCGGGAAATATCCGTGGGGGATTACGTCTTAACGGGCGGTGAATTACCGGCTTGTATCATGACGGATGCCATCGTGCGCCTGTTGCCGGGAGCCATGGGGGATGAAACCTCTGCTTTGACTGATTCTTTTCAAGACAACCTGTTGGCCCCACCCGTGTACACGCGTCCTGCCGAATTTAACGGGTGGCGGGTGCCTGAAGTTTTGTTATCCGGTAATCATGCCCTGATTGATGAGTGGCAGGAACAACAAGCCTTGGAACGGACAAAGGCCTTACGTCCGGATTTGCTTGATGACTAG
- a CDS encoding TetR/AcrR family transcriptional regulator: protein MRTTLLITKEKIVSVAQKLFIETSFYRTTMKDIARAAKVSRRTLYTHFNSKEDIFNHIVDQKIELIEQKLEQAVRTALPADKRLKLYIKERFNLIAELMGGSQPIKETFLHNNSKIEILRENIDRQEIELLYSILRDGTDAGIFSIKQPRRLANSLQSVFKSLEFGFIRQYEHQPRPQVINEYINILFHGILKK from the coding sequence ATGAGAACAACCTTACTGATTACGAAAGAAAAAATTGTTAGCGTGGCACAAAAATTGTTCATAGAAACAAGTTTTTATCGAACAACTATGAAGGATATTGCCCGTGCCGCTAAAGTCAGTCGGCGCACGCTATACACTCATTTTAACAGTAAGGAAGATATTTTTAATCACATCGTGGATCAAAAAATAGAATTAATCGAACAAAAACTTGAACAGGCAGTCAGAACGGCCTTGCCAGCCGACAAACGGTTGAAGTTATACATCAAGGAACGATTTAATTTAATTGCAGAGCTAATGGGCGGCAGTCAACCTATTAAGGAAACTTTTCTCCATAACAACAGTAAGATTGAAATACTACGAGAGAATATTGACAGGCAAGAAATAGAGCTTCTCTATTCAATCCTCCGGGACGGGACCGATGCGGGAATATTCTCGATCAAGCAACCTCGACGCCTGGCAAACTCGTTACAATCCGTTTTCAAAAGCCTGGAATTCGGTTTTATACGCCAGTACGAACATCAACCACGACCACAAGTGATTAACGAGTATATAAACATATTATTTCACGGAATTCTTAAGAAATAA
- a CDS encoding RNA polymerase sigma factor — translation MTRIEYNRAVDHFSDCVYRFILKMCKSKEMAEDVVQDSFMKLWEEVEHIAYDKTKSFLFSTAYHRMIDVLRRETKFGDIENVADRVGDVREGYTGLQEILDVALEKLPPVQKTVILLRDYEAYSYEEIAGITGLNESQVKVYIFRARAFMKAYICRLDVII, via the coding sequence ATGACTAGAATCGAATATAACCGGGCCGTGGACCATTTCTCTGACTGTGTCTATCGTTTTATCCTTAAAATGTGCAAGTCGAAAGAGATGGCGGAGGATGTCGTGCAGGATAGTTTCATGAAACTCTGGGAGGAAGTGGAACATATTGCCTACGATAAGACAAAGTCTTTTCTTTTCAGCACGGCATATCATAGGATGATTGATGTCTTGCGGCGGGAAACGAAGTTCGGGGACATCGAGAACGTGGCAGACCGGGTAGGGGATGTGCGGGAGGGATACACTGGATTACAAGAAATATTGGATGTTGCTTTGGAGAAATTGCCCCCGGTGCAGAAAACGGTGATTCTTCTGCGGGACTACGAGGCGTATTCCTACGAGGAGATAGCCGGGATCACGGGGTTGAACGAATCGCAAGTGAAAGTGTACATCTTTCGGGCGAGAGCATTTATGAAAGCATACATCTGTAGGCTAGATGTGATTATTTAA
- the mnmE gene encoding tRNA uridine-5-carboxymethylaminomethyl(34) synthesis GTPase MnmE yields MNDQTVICAIGTAPGMGAIAVIRLSGKGCIEICDRIFVSPSHKKLIDVLPNTIHFGKIVNKEELIDEVLISVFHAPHSFTGEDSIEISCHGSVYIQQRILQLLISSGARLAAPGEFTQRAFLNGKMDLSQAEAVADLIASSSAAAHKMALSQMRGGFSDELMKLRMELLHITSLLELELDFSEEDVEFADRSELRGIAVGIDTLISRLCVSFSLGNVIKNGIPVAIVGNTNVGKSTLLNALLKEDRAIVSDIEGTTRDVIEDTINLQGITFRFIDTAGIRHTDDRVENMGIERTFTKIEQARIVLFLIDATKDTEQFLPYYTQVKEHLGPDTRLVILLNKTDQTDSADIILSQITSLSSGEKILPIAAKTGYNIHHLVDELVSTINLNALHSGDVIVSNARHYEALSHARLAIERVITGLDSHLSGEFVSQDIRECLHYLGEITGQITTDEVLGNIFKNFCVGK; encoded by the coding sequence ATGAATGACCAGACTGTAATATGTGCCATTGGCACGGCTCCCGGAATGGGTGCTATCGCCGTGATTCGCCTATCAGGAAAAGGATGTATTGAAATTTGTGACCGGATATTTGTTTCCCCTTCCCATAAAAAACTGATAGATGTTCTTCCGAATACAATTCATTTCGGCAAGATCGTCAACAAGGAGGAACTGATTGATGAAGTATTAATCTCCGTGTTCCACGCCCCCCACTCCTTCACCGGGGAAGATTCCATCGAAATCTCCTGCCACGGTTCAGTATACATTCAGCAACGCATATTACAACTATTAATCTCCTCCGGAGCACGCCTTGCAGCCCCCGGAGAATTTACTCAACGGGCTTTCTTGAATGGTAAAATGGACCTTTCACAAGCGGAAGCCGTTGCAGATCTAATCGCCTCATCCTCGGCAGCCGCCCACAAAATGGCATTAAGTCAAATGCGGGGAGGATTCTCGGACGAACTGATGAAACTGCGAATGGAACTGCTGCACATCACCTCCCTGCTCGAACTGGAACTGGATTTCTCGGAGGAAGACGTGGAGTTCGCCGACCGATCGGAACTACGGGGTATTGCCGTCGGTATTGACACGTTGATTTCTCGCCTATGCGTTTCCTTCTCCCTTGGCAACGTGATTAAAAACGGCATTCCGGTAGCCATTGTTGGTAATACCAACGTGGGGAAAAGTACCCTACTCAACGCTTTACTAAAAGAGGATCGTGCCATCGTGTCCGACATCGAGGGTACCACCCGTGACGTGATCGAAGACACCATTAACCTCCAAGGAATCACCTTCCGTTTTATCGACACGGCAGGCATCCGCCACACAGACGACCGAGTAGAAAATATGGGTATCGAACGTACTTTTACCAAAATTGAACAAGCCCGTATCGTATTGTTTTTAATCGATGCCACCAAAGACACGGAACAATTCCTTCCCTATTATACCCAAGTGAAAGAACACCTCGGACCGGATACCCGCTTAGTCATTCTACTCAACAAGACAGACCAAACAGATTCTGCCGACATAATCTTGTCGCAAATCACATCTCTATCTTCCGGGGAAAAGATTCTCCCGATTGCCGCAAAGACAGGGTATAACATCCATCACCTGGTGGACGAGCTAGTTTCCACGATCAACCTAAACGCTCTTCATTCAGGAGATGTTATCGTCAGCAATGCCCGCCATTACGAAGCCCTCTCCCATGCCCGCCTAGCCATCGAGCGAGTCATCACAGGACTGGACTCCCATCTTAGTGGTGAGTTTGTATCACAAGACATTCGGGAATGCCTGCATTATCTTGGTGAAATCACGGGACAAATCACGACGGATGAGGTATTGGGAAATATATTTAAGAATTTTTGCGTAGGCAAATGA
- a CDS encoding anti-sigma factor family protein → MITRESYEIYFMDYMDGNLAERERAEVEAFLLVHPDLREQLDGMSEVRLKVSTEVFRKKEQIKQMVREREMEYYAIATTEGIITDEERAWVDENTDKKVFEREVDVYAKIKVKSDPASWFEGKAGLYRKSGVILLVKRYAAIAAVVALAIVVAIYTTQEEEFSMEDIPMTVVKTETLPLPQASEPDETGEAGIIEEPESVIVRPMEPGKVPVEVVERVIPPDVIQLKKHLKIPVVIMAPQPSEILTSPYEELRFQMSEKEQQEPVFQSITRSGKSDNIVNNLIDAGKNVLEHFRSKEKKDMENL, encoded by the coding sequence ATGATAACGAGAGAGAGTTACGAGATCTATTTCATGGATTACATGGATGGGAATTTGGCGGAGAGGGAGCGGGCAGAGGTGGAGGCTTTTTTGTTAGTTCACCCCGATTTGCGGGAACAGCTTGACGGGATGAGTGAGGTGAGACTGAAAGTTTCCACGGAAGTTTTCCGCAAAAAAGAACAGATCAAACAAATGGTGAGAGAAAGGGAAATGGAGTATTATGCCATCGCTACCACCGAAGGGATTATCACGGATGAAGAACGGGCGTGGGTGGACGAGAATACCGATAAAAAAGTATTTGAACGGGAAGTCGATGTATATGCCAAGATCAAAGTGAAATCTGATCCGGCATCTTGGTTCGAAGGAAAAGCCGGGTTGTACCGTAAGTCCGGGGTGATACTTCTTGTTAAACGTTATGCGGCTATTGCCGCGGTAGTAGCTTTGGCTATCGTGGTTGCCATTTATACCACGCAGGAAGAAGAATTCTCTATGGAAGATATACCTATGACGGTGGTGAAAACTGAAACACTCCCGTTACCGCAAGCGTCAGAACCGGATGAAACCGGAGAAGCGGGAATAATCGAGGAACCGGAAAGTGTCATCGTACGACCGATGGAACCGGGAAAAGTACCGGTTGAAGTTGTGGAACGTGTGATTCCACCGGATGTCATTCAATTGAAGAAACATCTGAAAATTCCCGTGGTGATTATGGCTCCACAGCCAAGTGAGATCCTGACTTCCCCGTACGAGGAACTCCGCTTTCAGATGTCGGAGAAAGAGCAACAGGAACCCGTGTTTCAATCGATCACCCGATCGGGCAAGTCTGATAATATCGTGAATAACTTGATTGATGCGGGAAAGAATGTGCTGGAACATTTTCGAAGTAAAGAGAAAAAAGACATGGAAAACCTGTAA
- a CDS encoding porin family protein yields MRIIAAFIMLMVCGLSASAQRDSVIVNDGWRKDTVRTKEQASDTISKETEMIIWDNTVRESSEKRINHPVKYPWDVRVLSKKPLRPNKFRGHWNGFYFGFVNFGKTNYSKYGGDHFMELDWANSFTMHFNFAKFSFGLSPRQRFGIFTGFGLDYSRMCLDGDITIRRGKGEMLHAVPLSEWEIADVKRSTFKTLYLTIPLMLEKQFPAPGWKRFYVSTGFVGGIRLHTKTKVVYTSEKGNKRKLKENGSYGMVPFKVDYTLRVGYRGVCIWGNYSLTNMFNTNRTPELRPFAVGFGINI; encoded by the coding sequence ATGAGAATAATAGCTGCTTTTATCATGCTTATGGTGTGTGGGTTATCAGCTTCGGCACAACGAGACAGTGTGATTGTCAACGACGGTTGGCGAAAAGATACTGTTCGCACCAAAGAACAGGCATCGGACACCATTAGCAAGGAAACAGAAATGATAATTTGGGATAACACGGTGCGAGAAAGCAGCGAGAAAAGGATTAACCATCCGGTCAAGTACCCTTGGGATGTCAGGGTATTATCCAAGAAGCCTCTCCGGCCGAACAAATTTCGCGGACACTGGAACGGGTTTTATTTCGGGTTTGTAAATTTCGGGAAAACAAACTATTCCAAATATGGCGGTGATCACTTCATGGAGCTGGATTGGGCAAATTCGTTTACAATGCATTTTAACTTTGCCAAGTTTAGCTTTGGTTTGAGTCCCCGGCAGCGTTTCGGTATATTCACGGGATTCGGCCTGGACTACTCCCGCATGTGTCTGGATGGAGATATTACTATTCGCAGGGGAAAAGGCGAGATGCTGCATGCCGTACCGTTGTCAGAATGGGAGATTGCGGATGTGAAGCGGAGTACATTCAAGACGCTCTATTTAACGATACCCCTGATGCTGGAAAAGCAATTCCCGGCTCCTGGCTGGAAAAGATTTTACGTGTCTACCGGTTTTGTAGGAGGCATCCGTTTGCATACCAAAACAAAGGTTGTCTACACGAGTGAGAAAGGAAATAAACGTAAATTGAAAGAAAACGGAAGTTACGGCATGGTCCCTTTTAAGGTAGATTACACGTTGCGCGTTGGTTACCGGGGCGTGTGTATTTGGGGAAATTATTCGTTGACAAATATGTTTAACACGAATCGGACTCCGGAGTTGAGACCTTTTGCGGTAGGGTTTGGAATAAATATTTAA
- a CDS encoding sigma-54-dependent transcriptional regulator, whose product MTKILVIDDERSIRNSMKDILQYEGYEVVLAENGMEGLVSVKSEKPDVVFCDIKMPKMEGIEVLERIKEFSADTPVIMISGHGTIDTAIEAIRKGAYDFIEKPLDLNRILITIKNATDKHLLIHETKTLKNKVSKKYDMIGNSEALNHIRAMIDKVAVSDARILITGPNGSGKELVAHQLHELSHRKDNAFVEVNCAAIPSELIESELFGHEKGSFTSAIKQKKGKFELANGGTLFLDEIGDMSLNAQAKVLRALQEQKITRVGGDVDINVDVRVIAATNKNLKEEIKKGNFREDLYHRLSVIIIDVPPLSQRLEDIDDLANHFLTEVCTEMGISPKTLYPDAIAALKECEWTGNIRELRNVVERLVILCGNTITREDVKMYR is encoded by the coding sequence ATGACGAAAATATTAGTGATTGATGATGAAAGAAGTATCCGTAATTCGATGAAGGATATTCTACAATACGAAGGATACGAAGTCGTGCTGGCTGAAAACGGAATGGAAGGACTTGTTTCCGTGAAGTCTGAAAAACCCGACGTTGTCTTCTGTGATATTAAGATGCCCAAAATGGAAGGTATCGAAGTACTGGAGCGTATCAAGGAATTCTCCGCGGACACCCCGGTAATCATGATTTCCGGTCACGGGACCATCGACACGGCCATCGAGGCTATCCGGAAAGGTGCATACGATTTTATCGAAAAACCGTTGGATTTGAATCGTATACTGATCACGATAAAGAACGCGACAGACAAGCACTTATTAATTCACGAGACGAAGACGTTGAAAAACAAGGTCAGCAAAAAATACGACATGATCGGAAATTCCGAGGCGTTAAACCATATACGGGCCATGATCGACAAGGTGGCCGTTTCCGATGCCCGAATATTGATCACCGGACCTAACGGTTCCGGAAAAGAGCTTGTCGCCCATCAGCTGCACGAATTAAGCCACCGAAAAGACAATGCCTTTGTCGAGGTGAACTGTGCTGCCATTCCCTCGGAACTGATCGAGAGCGAGTTGTTCGGACATGAAAAAGGGTCTTTCACCTCGGCCATCAAGCAAAAGAAAGGGAAGTTCGAACTTGCCAACGGGGGAACGCTTTTCCTGGACGAGATTGGCGACATGAGTCTCAATGCCCAAGCAAAAGTACTGAGAGCTTTACAGGAACAAAAGATCACCCGTGTGGGCGGGGATGTCGATATAAATGTAGATGTGCGGGTCATTGCCGCCACGAACAAGAATTTAAAAGAAGAGATCAAGAAAGGAAATTTCCGGGAAGACCTTTATCACCGGTTAAGCGTGATTATTATTGACGTACCTCCTTTAAGCCAACGCTTGGAAGACATTGATGATCTGGCCAATCACTTTTTGACGGAAGTATGCACGGAAATGGGCATCTCTCCAAAAACGCTATATCCCGATGCTATCGCCGCCTTAAAAGAATGCGAATGGACGGGTAATATCCGCGAACTGCGTAACGTCGTGGAACGATTGGTCATTCTTTGCGGTAACACCATCACCCGGGAAGACGTGAAAATGTATCGATGA
- a CDS encoding YitT family protein: MVNILLKEKPFTREWFRTYALLIGGAFVLALGYSCFMAPYKIVPGGIYGITIVLQHKWGFPIGMAALCFNLPLSLLGLRVLGAGFGVKTFICFILVAVFSDSLPTLLLTLMGEPIPTDPMVTLDPFKLGDEVLLACIFGGVVMGVGVGMIMKSRASSGGTDVFSNILHKWTHRPLGQLQMMVDSCIVIFGFLMFQDWKVPMYSWLSIFLMGKTIDIILQGVNAEKSFFIISDKAEEIRMYVLNDLHRGGSILPIQGMYNRAEKEMIMTMVNRRQMVTLQQAIYKIDPNAFVTIFDANQILGKGFKRLDAE; the protein is encoded by the coding sequence ATGGTGAATATACTTTTAAAAGAGAAACCGTTTACCCGTGAGTGGTTCCGGACATACGCCTTACTCATCGGGGGTGCTTTTGTGCTAGCACTAGGATATAGTTGTTTTATGGCGCCTTATAAAATTGTTCCGGGGGGAATTTATGGTATCACGATCGTTCTTCAACATAAGTGGGGATTCCCGATCGGTATGGCTGCCTTGTGTTTCAATTTGCCGTTGAGTTTATTGGGCCTGCGGGTTTTGGGAGCCGGCTTCGGGGTGAAAACATTTATTTGCTTCATCCTTGTCGCTGTTTTCTCGGATAGTTTACCCACACTCTTGTTGACGTTGATGGGAGAGCCGATTCCTACGGACCCGATGGTGACTCTCGATCCTTTCAAACTAGGTGATGAGGTATTGTTGGCATGTATTTTCGGCGGTGTTGTCATGGGTGTCGGTGTGGGTATGATCATGAAATCCCGTGCTTCGAGCGGGGGAACCGATGTGTTTTCGAACATACTTCACAAGTGGACTCACCGTCCGTTGGGACAGTTGCAGATGATGGTCGATTCGTGTATCGTGATCTTCGGTTTCCTCATGTTTCAAGATTGGAAGGTGCCGATGTATTCGTGGCTTTCCATCTTCCTTATGGGGAAGACAATTGATATAATCCTACAAGGGGTCAATGCAGAGAAAAGCTTCTTTATTATCTCCGATAAAGCCGAGGAGATTCGGATGTATGTATTGAATGACTTGCACCGCGGTGGTTCCATCTTACCGATACAAGGTATGTACAATCGAGCGGAAAAGGAGATGATCATGACGATGGTTAATCGTCGGCAGATGGTAACTTTGCAACAGGCCATATATAAGATTGACCCCAATGCTTTTGTGACGATATTCGATGCTAACCAGATTCTTGGAAAAGGGTTTAAGCGGTTAGATGCAGAATGA
- a CDS encoding helix-turn-helix domain-containing protein, whose translation MEVRKICQWCGKPFIAQKTTTCYCSHQCSNLGYKERIRERKRQLKRSQELLQPRQAAEGQDFFSFAQAAKLMGVTRQYIYKLVKESKLRASRISGKKSLIRRADIELMMKTKPYERIMPKEDFDITEYYTAEEIAEKYKVNAKWVWTYTRQHKVPKVRIRQFNYYSKKHIDAAFAKYEVDSDLTEWYTPEEIQEKYGMTRVAIRSQVYRNNIPSKKEHGQIYYSKLHFDLSKTSEQESKAEYYTVKEAMEKFKLSRDSVYGILQFHQINREKNGRFVRFLKVEFDRVMGVHK comes from the coding sequence ATGGAAGTAAGAAAGATTTGTCAATGGTGTGGAAAGCCATTTATAGCCCAAAAGACAACGACCTGCTATTGTAGCCATCAGTGTTCCAATCTTGGCTACAAAGAACGCATCCGGGAACGCAAGCGGCAGTTGAAACGCTCGCAAGAGTTGCTACAACCTCGACAAGCCGCCGAGGGACAGGATTTCTTCTCTTTTGCCCAAGCAGCAAAGTTGATGGGCGTAACCAGACAATACATATATAAATTGGTAAAGGAATCCAAACTTCGGGCTTCACGCATCAGTGGCAAAAAGTCGCTCATTCGCCGTGCTGACATCGAACTAATGATGAAAACCAAACCGTATGAACGCATCATGCCTAAAGAGGACTTCGACATCACCGAGTATTATACTGCTGAAGAAATTGCAGAGAAATATAAGGTCAACGCCAAATGGGTGTGGACTTATACACGGCAGCACAAAGTTCCGAAAGTGAGAATCCGCCAGTTCAACTATTACAGCAAGAAACATATTGATGCCGCCTTTGCCAAATACGAAGTAGATTCCGACCTGACCGAATGGTACACACCGGAAGAGATTCAGGAAAAATACGGCATGACACGCGTCGCCATCCGTTCGCAGGTGTATCGGAACAATATCCCATCCAAGAAAGAACACGGACAAATCTATTATTCCAAACTCCATTTCGACCTATCCAAAACATCGGAACAGGAAAGCAAAGCGGAATATTACACAGTCAAGGAGGCTATGGAAAAATTCAAACTCTCCCGCGACTCTGTTTACGGAATTCTGCAATTCCATCAGATCAACCGCGAGAAGAACGGACGGTTCGTCCGATTCCTAAAAGTAGAGTTTGACAGGGTTATGGGTGTTCACAAATAA